One Cygnus atratus isolate AKBS03 ecotype Queensland, Australia chromosome 6, CAtr_DNAZoo_HiC_assembly, whole genome shotgun sequence DNA segment encodes these proteins:
- the STRADB gene encoding STE20-related kinase adapter protein beta isoform X1, translated as MSCLDCSCILRTPVESLRPEKQSQSSIHECLADSELAWIPPSTGENEMIFCSSNVSHYELQVEIGRRFNNLTSVYLARHTPTGMQVAVRITDLESCSEEHLKALQNEVVLSHFFQHPNVMTFWTVFTAGSWLWVISPFMAYGSARHLLKTYFPEGMSEALIGNILFGAIRGLNYMHQNGYIHRNIKASHILISGDGLVSLSGLNNLYSLVNNGQKSKVVYDFPQFSTSVLPWLSPELLRQDLSGYNMKSDIYSVGITACELANGHVPFQDMPRTQMLLQKLKGPAYCPWDINTFPHGESRMKNSRSGVDSGIGESMTRTMTSERLKIPFSKTFSPAFHNLVELCLQQDPEKRPSASSLLSHTFFKQIKEQTQSSLLSLLPPPIQNSRSELLALPSATAGIELGCITTNQHETDWEF; from the exons ATGTCTTGTTTG GACTGTTCCTGTATTCTACGTACACCAGTTGAGTCACTCAGACCAGAAAAGCAATCTCAGAGCAGCATCCATGAATGCCTg GCTGATTCTGAACTAGCCTGGATTCCCCCATCTACAGGAGAGAATGAAATGATATTTTGTTCTTCCAATGTCTCTCACTATGAACTCCAGGTGGAAATAG GAAGGAGATTCAACAACTTAACTTCAGTCTACCTTGCACGGCATACACCTACAGGCATGCAAGTTGCTGTAAGGATCACAGACCTAGAAAGTTGCTCTGAAGAGCATTTGAAAGCCTTACAG AATGAGGTGGTTTTATCCCACTTTTTCCAGCATCCCAACGTAATGACGTTTTGGACTGTGTTTACAGCTGGTAGTTGGCTTTGGGTCATTTCTCCATTCATGGCCTATG GTTCTGCTAGACACCTGCTGAAGACTTACTTTCCTGAAGGAATGAGTGAAGCTTTGATAGGGAACATTTTGTTTGGTGCAATCAGAGGATTAAATTACATGCACCAGAATGGCTACATTCACAG GAATATTAAAGCTAGCCACATTCTGATTTCAGGGGATGGACTGGTTTCTCTCTCTGGTTTAAACAATTTATACAGTTTAGTTAACAATGGACAAAAGTCAAAGGTGGTATATGATTTCCCCCAGTTTAGTACGTCTGTACTTCCTTGGCTGAGTCCTGAACTACTGAGACAG GATTTGTCTGGGTATAACATGAAGTCTGATATTTACAGTGTGGGAATCACAGCATGTGAATTAGCCAATGGACATGTTCCATTTCAAGATATGCCTCGCACTCAG ATGCTGCTGCAAAAACTGAAAGGTCCTGCATATTGTCCTTGGGATATAAATACCTTCCCCCATGGGGAATCCAGGATGAAGAATTCCCGATCAGGTGTTGATTCTGGAATTGGTGAGAGTATGACACGCACAATGACCAGTGAAAGACTAAAAATTCCCTTTTCCAAAACGTTTTCCCCTGCTTTCCACAACTTGGTAGAACTTTGTTTGCAACAGGACCCCGAGAAAAG GCCATCAGCAAGCAGTTTGCTTTCGCATACGTTCTTCAAGCAG ataaaagaacaaacacagagCTCACTACTGTCCCTGTTACCGCCTCCTATTCAAAATAGTAGATCAGAGCTCTTGGCACTGCCCTCAGCAACAGCTGGGATTGAACTTGGATGCATTACTACAAATCAACATGAAACAGACTGGGAATTCTAA
- the STRADB gene encoding STE20-related kinase adapter protein beta isoform X2 translates to MSCLDCSCILRTPVESLRPEKQSQSSIHECLADSELAWIPPSTGENEMIFCSSNVSHYELQVEIGRRFNNLTSVYLARHTPTGMQVAVRITDLESCSEEHLKALQHPNVMTFWTVFTAGSWLWVISPFMAYGSARHLLKTYFPEGMSEALIGNILFGAIRGLNYMHQNGYIHRNIKASHILISGDGLVSLSGLNNLYSLVNNGQKSKVVYDFPQFSTSVLPWLSPELLRQDLSGYNMKSDIYSVGITACELANGHVPFQDMPRTQMLLQKLKGPAYCPWDINTFPHGESRMKNSRSGVDSGIGESMTRTMTSERLKIPFSKTFSPAFHNLVELCLQQDPEKRPSASSLLSHTFFKQIKEQTQSSLLSLLPPPIQNSRSELLALPSATAGIELGCITTNQHETDWEF, encoded by the exons ATGTCTTGTTTG GACTGTTCCTGTATTCTACGTACACCAGTTGAGTCACTCAGACCAGAAAAGCAATCTCAGAGCAGCATCCATGAATGCCTg GCTGATTCTGAACTAGCCTGGATTCCCCCATCTACAGGAGAGAATGAAATGATATTTTGTTCTTCCAATGTCTCTCACTATGAACTCCAGGTGGAAATAG GAAGGAGATTCAACAACTTAACTTCAGTCTACCTTGCACGGCATACACCTACAGGCATGCAAGTTGCTGTAAGGATCACAGACCTAGAAAGTTGCTCTGAAGAGCATTTGAAAGCCTTACAG CATCCCAACGTAATGACGTTTTGGACTGTGTTTACAGCTGGTAGTTGGCTTTGGGTCATTTCTCCATTCATGGCCTATG GTTCTGCTAGACACCTGCTGAAGACTTACTTTCCTGAAGGAATGAGTGAAGCTTTGATAGGGAACATTTTGTTTGGTGCAATCAGAGGATTAAATTACATGCACCAGAATGGCTACATTCACAG GAATATTAAAGCTAGCCACATTCTGATTTCAGGGGATGGACTGGTTTCTCTCTCTGGTTTAAACAATTTATACAGTTTAGTTAACAATGGACAAAAGTCAAAGGTGGTATATGATTTCCCCCAGTTTAGTACGTCTGTACTTCCTTGGCTGAGTCCTGAACTACTGAGACAG GATTTGTCTGGGTATAACATGAAGTCTGATATTTACAGTGTGGGAATCACAGCATGTGAATTAGCCAATGGACATGTTCCATTTCAAGATATGCCTCGCACTCAG ATGCTGCTGCAAAAACTGAAAGGTCCTGCATATTGTCCTTGGGATATAAATACCTTCCCCCATGGGGAATCCAGGATGAAGAATTCCCGATCAGGTGTTGATTCTGGAATTGGTGAGAGTATGACACGCACAATGACCAGTGAAAGACTAAAAATTCCCTTTTCCAAAACGTTTTCCCCTGCTTTCCACAACTTGGTAGAACTTTGTTTGCAACAGGACCCCGAGAAAAG GCCATCAGCAAGCAGTTTGCTTTCGCATACGTTCTTCAAGCAG ataaaagaacaaacacagagCTCACTACTGTCCCTGTTACCGCCTCCTATTCAAAATAGTAGATCAGAGCTCTTGGCACTGCCCTCAGCAACAGCTGGGATTGAACTTGGATGCATTACTACAAATCAACATGAAACAGACTGGGAATTCTAA
- the STRADB gene encoding STE20-related kinase adapter protein beta isoform X3, with the protein MIFCSSNVSHYELQVEIGRRFNNLTSVYLARHTPTGMQVAVRITDLESCSEEHLKALQNEVVLSHFFQHPNVMTFWTVFTAGSWLWVISPFMAYGSARHLLKTYFPEGMSEALIGNILFGAIRGLNYMHQNGYIHRNIKASHILISGDGLVSLSGLNNLYSLVNNGQKSKVVYDFPQFSTSVLPWLSPELLRQDLSGYNMKSDIYSVGITACELANGHVPFQDMPRTQMLLQKLKGPAYCPWDINTFPHGESRMKNSRSGVDSGIGESMTRTMTSERLKIPFSKTFSPAFHNLVELCLQQDPEKRPSASSLLSHTFFKQIKEQTQSSLLSLLPPPIQNSRSELLALPSATAGIELGCITTNQHETDWEF; encoded by the exons ATGATATTTTGTTCTTCCAATGTCTCTCACTATGAACTCCAGGTGGAAATAG GAAGGAGATTCAACAACTTAACTTCAGTCTACCTTGCACGGCATACACCTACAGGCATGCAAGTTGCTGTAAGGATCACAGACCTAGAAAGTTGCTCTGAAGAGCATTTGAAAGCCTTACAG AATGAGGTGGTTTTATCCCACTTTTTCCAGCATCCCAACGTAATGACGTTTTGGACTGTGTTTACAGCTGGTAGTTGGCTTTGGGTCATTTCTCCATTCATGGCCTATG GTTCTGCTAGACACCTGCTGAAGACTTACTTTCCTGAAGGAATGAGTGAAGCTTTGATAGGGAACATTTTGTTTGGTGCAATCAGAGGATTAAATTACATGCACCAGAATGGCTACATTCACAG GAATATTAAAGCTAGCCACATTCTGATTTCAGGGGATGGACTGGTTTCTCTCTCTGGTTTAAACAATTTATACAGTTTAGTTAACAATGGACAAAAGTCAAAGGTGGTATATGATTTCCCCCAGTTTAGTACGTCTGTACTTCCTTGGCTGAGTCCTGAACTACTGAGACAG GATTTGTCTGGGTATAACATGAAGTCTGATATTTACAGTGTGGGAATCACAGCATGTGAATTAGCCAATGGACATGTTCCATTTCAAGATATGCCTCGCACTCAG ATGCTGCTGCAAAAACTGAAAGGTCCTGCATATTGTCCTTGGGATATAAATACCTTCCCCCATGGGGAATCCAGGATGAAGAATTCCCGATCAGGTGTTGATTCTGGAATTGGTGAGAGTATGACACGCACAATGACCAGTGAAAGACTAAAAATTCCCTTTTCCAAAACGTTTTCCCCTGCTTTCCACAACTTGGTAGAACTTTGTTTGCAACAGGACCCCGAGAAAAG GCCATCAGCAAGCAGTTTGCTTTCGCATACGTTCTTCAAGCAG ataaaagaacaaacacagagCTCACTACTGTCCCTGTTACCGCCTCCTATTCAAAATAGTAGATCAGAGCTCTTGGCACTGCCCTCAGCAACAGCTGGGATTGAACTTGGATGCATTACTACAAATCAACATGAAACAGACTGGGAATTCTAA
- the TRAK2 gene encoding trafficking kinesin-binding protein 2 isoform X3 — protein MNFDHRVLESISDVCSTEDLPEVELVSMLEEQLPDYKLRVDSLYLYENQDWIQSNCHGHLPKISSPVRDEETFRYMTLIELPPSSFAGSHKFAQVLGTDNVEQKTYSDTDVVKHLLAEKDRDLELAARIGQALLKRNQLLTEQNEALEEQLGQTLDQVNQLQHELSKKDDLLRIVSIASEESETDSSCSTPLRFNESFSVSQGLLQLDILQDKLRELEEENLALRSKACHLKTETITYEEKEQQLVSDCVKELRQTNAQISRITEELSEKSEELVRYQEEISSLLSQIVDLQHKLKEHVIEKEELKLHLQASKDAQRQLTAELHELQDRNAECLGILHESQEEVKLLRSRARSVACLCHPQSCGAFPVDSLAAEIEGTMRKELSQGDESLLSKQKGQHKRVFDTVKVANVTRGHSSSFSVPLPIPGSNRSSVVMTAKPFQSGLHSECHTQMTQRSSSEKNLKGTHKCGQPGTPGDNDLVTALHRLSLRHQNYLSEKQFFEEEWERKMHLLAEQKEGASGSNTPTESCFSLGTNSEFTDFSASSSNLRVLLPEKLQIVKPIEGSQTLFHWQQLARPNLGTILDPRPGVVTKGFTPLTDDSVHHISDLEEDDEEEGEGGITFQVQPSFPEKKKCAASKQESGIFLSPITSAAVPLTASNPGKCLSSTNSTFTFTTCRILHPSDITQVTPSSTCAPFSLGNSGSSTGNPVVSTPAMSYRLNIGEFLTNRGDSTTTLSSTSSLAQLLQERGISAKFRNHTLLNSPH, from the exons ATGAATTTTGATCATAGGGTCTTGGAGAGCATTTCTG ATGTCTGCTCCACTGAGGACCTCCCTGAGGTAGAATTGGTGAGCATGCTAGAAGAACAGTTGCCAGATTACAAGTTACGAGTGGACTCTCTGTATCTGTATGAAAATCAAGACTGGATTCAGTCTAACTGCCATGGCCACCTTCCCAAAATCTCTTCTCCAGTTCGTGATGAGGAGACTTTCCGTTACATGA CTCTTATTGAACTTCCTCCCTCGTCCTTTGCTGGATCTCACAAATTTGCACAAG ttttagGCACAGATAATGTGGAGCAGAAAACCTACAGTGACACTGACGTGGTCAAACATCTGCTAGCTGAG AAGGACCGGGACCTGGAACTGGCAGCTCGAATTGGACAAGCCCTGCTTAAGCGAAACCAGCTGTTGACAGAACAGAATGAAGCACTAGAAGAACAGTTAGGACAAACTCTAGATCAA GTTAACCAGCTGCAGCATGAACTATCGAAGAAGGATGACCTACTTCGTATTGTTTCAATTGCTTCTGAGGAAAGTGAAACAGATTCCAGCTGTTCTACACCACTTCGTTTCAATGAGTCTTTCAGTGTATCACAAGGTCTTTTGCAGCTGGATATCTTGCAAGATAAACTCAgggagctggaagaggagaaCCTTGCTCTCCGATCGAAG gcttGCCATCTGAAGACAGAAACCATTACGTATGAAGAGAAGGAACAGCAGCTAGTCAGTGACTGTGTCAAAGAGCTCC GGCAAACAAATGCTCAAATTTCCAGAATAACAGAGGAGTTGTCAGAGAAGAGTGAGGAGCTGGTTCGCTACCAGGAAGAGATCTCATCCCTTCTGTCTCAGATTGTTGATCTTCAGCATAAACTCAAAGAA cATGTGATTgaaaaggaagagctgaaaCTTCACTTACAAGCTTCCAAAGATGCTCAGAGACAACTGACAGCAGAG ctacaTGAGCTGCAAGATCGGAATGCAGAGTGTCTAGGGATATTGCATGAATCACAAGAAGAAGTGAAGTTGCTGCGCAGCAGAGCCCGCTCTGTTGCTTGTCTCTGCCATCCCCAGTCATGTGGAGCATTTCCTGTG GATTCCCTTGCAGCAGAAATTGAAGGGACAATGCGGAAGGAATTGAGTCAGGGTGATGAATCTCTTCTATCCAAGCAGAA GGGTCAACATAAACGAGTATTCGACACTGTCAAGGTTGCTAATGTCACTCGTGGACACTcgtcttccttttctgtcccaTTACCAATTCCTGGTTCTAATAGGTCAAGTGTTGTTATGACAGCAAAGCCTTTTCAGTCTGGCTTACATTCGGAGTGCCACACACAGATGACCCAGAGGAGCAGCTCTGAGAAGAATTTGAA GGGCACGCATAAGTGTGGCCAGCCAGGAACCCCTGGAGACAATGACTTGGTCACAGCTCTGCACAGGCTCTCCCTCCGTCATCAGAACTACCTGAGTGAGAAGCAGTTCTTTGAGGAGGAATGGGAGcgaaaaatgcatttgctggCTGAGCAGAAAGAAGGGGCAAGTGGTAGTAATACACcaacagaaagctgtttttccttgggTACAAACTCAGAATTCACTGATTTCTCTGCCAGCTCTAGTAACCTCCGTGTCCTCCTACCAGAAAAATTGCAAATTGTCAAGCCCATTGAAG GATCTCAGACCCTGTTTCACTGGCAGCAGCTTGCTCGACCCAACCTAGGCACCATTCTGGACCCAAGACCAGGTGTTGTTACAAAAGGTTTTACCCCTCTGACTGATGATAGTGTGCACCACATCTCTGACTTGGAGGAGGATGATGAGGAAGAAGGTGAAGGAGGTATAACATTTCAAGTGCAACCATCCTTTCCGGAGAAAAAGAAGTGTGCAGCGTCAAAGCAAGAGTCAGGGATTTTCCTGTCACCTATTACTTCAGCAGCAGTACCACTCACTG CCTCAAATCCTGGAAAATGTCTATCTTCAACAAATTCCACATTTACCTTTACTACATGTAGAATCCTTCACCCATCTGATATCACCCAAGTTACTCCCAG
- the TRAK2 gene encoding trafficking kinesin-binding protein 2 isoform X4, producing MNFDHRVLESISDVCSTEDLPEVELVSMLEEQLPDYKLRVDSLYLYENQDWIQSNCHGHLPKISSPVRDEETFRYMTLIELPPSSFAGSHKFAQVLGTDNVEQKTYSDTDVVKHLLAEKDRDLELAARIGQALLKRNQLLTEQNEALEEQLGQTLDQVNQLQHELSKKDDLLRIVSIASEESETDSSCSTPLRFNESFSVSQGLLQLDILQDKLRELEEENLALRSKACHLKTETITYEEKEQQLVSDCVKELRQTNAQISRITEELSEKSEELVRYQEEISSLLSQIVDLQHKLKEHVIEKEELKLHLQASKDAQRQLTAELHELQDRNAECLGILHESQEEVKLLRSRARSVACLCHPQSCGAFPVDSLAAEIEGTMRKELSQGDESLLSKQKGQHKRVFDTVKVANVTRGHSSSFSVPLPIPGSNRSSVVMTAKPFQSGLHSECHTQMTQRSSSEKNLKGTHKCGQPGTPGDNDLVTALHRLSLRHQNYLSEKQFFEEEWERKMHLLAEQKEGASGSNTPTESCFSLGTNSEFTDFSASSSNLRVLLPEKLQIVKPIEGSQTLFHWQQLARPNLGTILDPRPGVVTKGFTPLTDDSVHHISDLEEDDEEEGEGGITFQVQPSFPEKKKCAASKQESGIFLSPITSAAVPLTASNPGKCLSSTNSTFTFTTCRILHPSDITQVTPSSTCAPFSLGNSGSSTGNPVVSTPAMSYRLNIGEFLTNRGDSTTTLSSTSSLAQLLQERGISAKSF from the exons ATGAATTTTGATCATAGGGTCTTGGAGAGCATTTCTG ATGTCTGCTCCACTGAGGACCTCCCTGAGGTAGAATTGGTGAGCATGCTAGAAGAACAGTTGCCAGATTACAAGTTACGAGTGGACTCTCTGTATCTGTATGAAAATCAAGACTGGATTCAGTCTAACTGCCATGGCCACCTTCCCAAAATCTCTTCTCCAGTTCGTGATGAGGAGACTTTCCGTTACATGA CTCTTATTGAACTTCCTCCCTCGTCCTTTGCTGGATCTCACAAATTTGCACAAG ttttagGCACAGATAATGTGGAGCAGAAAACCTACAGTGACACTGACGTGGTCAAACATCTGCTAGCTGAG AAGGACCGGGACCTGGAACTGGCAGCTCGAATTGGACAAGCCCTGCTTAAGCGAAACCAGCTGTTGACAGAACAGAATGAAGCACTAGAAGAACAGTTAGGACAAACTCTAGATCAA GTTAACCAGCTGCAGCATGAACTATCGAAGAAGGATGACCTACTTCGTATTGTTTCAATTGCTTCTGAGGAAAGTGAAACAGATTCCAGCTGTTCTACACCACTTCGTTTCAATGAGTCTTTCAGTGTATCACAAGGTCTTTTGCAGCTGGATATCTTGCAAGATAAACTCAgggagctggaagaggagaaCCTTGCTCTCCGATCGAAG gcttGCCATCTGAAGACAGAAACCATTACGTATGAAGAGAAGGAACAGCAGCTAGTCAGTGACTGTGTCAAAGAGCTCC GGCAAACAAATGCTCAAATTTCCAGAATAACAGAGGAGTTGTCAGAGAAGAGTGAGGAGCTGGTTCGCTACCAGGAAGAGATCTCATCCCTTCTGTCTCAGATTGTTGATCTTCAGCATAAACTCAAAGAA cATGTGATTgaaaaggaagagctgaaaCTTCACTTACAAGCTTCCAAAGATGCTCAGAGACAACTGACAGCAGAG ctacaTGAGCTGCAAGATCGGAATGCAGAGTGTCTAGGGATATTGCATGAATCACAAGAAGAAGTGAAGTTGCTGCGCAGCAGAGCCCGCTCTGTTGCTTGTCTCTGCCATCCCCAGTCATGTGGAGCATTTCCTGTG GATTCCCTTGCAGCAGAAATTGAAGGGACAATGCGGAAGGAATTGAGTCAGGGTGATGAATCTCTTCTATCCAAGCAGAA GGGTCAACATAAACGAGTATTCGACACTGTCAAGGTTGCTAATGTCACTCGTGGACACTcgtcttccttttctgtcccaTTACCAATTCCTGGTTCTAATAGGTCAAGTGTTGTTATGACAGCAAAGCCTTTTCAGTCTGGCTTACATTCGGAGTGCCACACACAGATGACCCAGAGGAGCAGCTCTGAGAAGAATTTGAA GGGCACGCATAAGTGTGGCCAGCCAGGAACCCCTGGAGACAATGACTTGGTCACAGCTCTGCACAGGCTCTCCCTCCGTCATCAGAACTACCTGAGTGAGAAGCAGTTCTTTGAGGAGGAATGGGAGcgaaaaatgcatttgctggCTGAGCAGAAAGAAGGGGCAAGTGGTAGTAATACACcaacagaaagctgtttttccttgggTACAAACTCAGAATTCACTGATTTCTCTGCCAGCTCTAGTAACCTCCGTGTCCTCCTACCAGAAAAATTGCAAATTGTCAAGCCCATTGAAG GATCTCAGACCCTGTTTCACTGGCAGCAGCTTGCTCGACCCAACCTAGGCACCATTCTGGACCCAAGACCAGGTGTTGTTACAAAAGGTTTTACCCCTCTGACTGATGATAGTGTGCACCACATCTCTGACTTGGAGGAGGATGATGAGGAAGAAGGTGAAGGAGGTATAACATTTCAAGTGCAACCATCCTTTCCGGAGAAAAAGAAGTGTGCAGCGTCAAAGCAAGAGTCAGGGATTTTCCTGTCACCTATTACTTCAGCAGCAGTACCACTCACTG CCTCAAATCCTGGAAAATGTCTATCTTCAACAAATTCCACATTTACCTTTACTACATGTAGAATCCTTCACCCATCTGATATCACCCAAGTTACTCCCAG